From the genome of Bacillus thermozeamaize:
CTGGTGCCGGTGAGCGCCCGCGCCAGCGGTTGCACCTTGCGCAGTTGACAGCAAGTGTCCGGATCGCGCACCCACAGATTCTCCCCGTACTGAGCCGCCTGTTCTTCCAGCGTCAATGCGGGTTGAACCATCTCGATCCGCAACGCCGGATACACTTCCCTCACCCGCTCAATCAGCCGGTAGGTTTCGGGAAAGTGAACGTTGGTATCGAGGAAAAGCACCCTCGCATCTGCCTTCACCTGACTGATCAGATCGATGAGCACCATCCCTTCGGCGCCAAAACTGCAAGCGTACACCAACTCATCGCCGAAACAGCCGTACGCCCACGTTAAAATGCCTGAAGCATCATGATCCGCCAATTGCCCGTTGAGCTCGGCAACCATCTGATCGTTTAAAAGCCCGTAAGACAACGCCATGTCCGACAATTTGCTCCCTCCTTGGGATAAGGTCTCACGATGCCTGCGCTTCAAAATCCCTCTTTCGCCGTCTCGATCACATACCCGGCACCACGCCGGAAAGGTTTCTTTTCCACGAGACTCAGGCTATCGATGCGCGGGGGCGCCACGGTGTGCCGCAGCAGATGGTTTTCGGCATGATGGAACGCCTGTTGATCAGAGTAAGCCGCGACGATGACGGTCAAAAGCCTCCCGTCCTGCAATTCCGCTTCCACCCGGTAGAGAAAGGTTTCCTTTGTATCGGACGCATCTGACATCCATGATCCCTCCCCGCCTTCACTGCACCATCTGATCAGCCGACGGCTCCGTCAGCGAGGCCAGGATCTGATCCAGCTGCGCCTGGATATGCGCCACGCCAACCCGTTCCACGTATTGCCAATAGGCCTCATCCGCCAGACGTTCTGCCTTGTACGCCTCGATCAGTTGCGCCAACACCGGCCCCAATCGCTCCGCCGGCACGCGCCCTTTCAGGCGATGGTTGAAGCGGGCCGAAGGCCCCAGCGTCCCGCCGACAAAGAGATCAAACGCGTCGACAGTGCCTTGCTCCGTTTTCACCAGCGCCCCTTGCAGGCCAATGTCGGCAATCTGCCGTTGCCCGCAGGAATTGGGACAACCCACCATGTGAATCCGCACCGGCGTGTCCAGTTCCACGTGTTCGTCCAGATATTGCGCCAGCGCCCGCATCCGCTCCTTCGTCTCCACGATGGCCAGGTTGCAGAATTCAATCCCCGTGCAGGAAACGGCGTATCCGACGAAAGGTTTGGGTTTGAGAAGGAAGCGGTTCTGAATCAACGGCTCTTTTTGGAACGCATCCACTTTCTCCTCCGGGATGTAGCGCAACAGGACGTTTTGCGAGTTGCAGGTTCCGATGGTCCCGTCGCCGTACTCATCGGCCAGACGGGCCAATTCAGCCAATTCGTCGGCGCTCATCCGGCCGACAGGCACAGACAGCCCGGCGTAATAATATCCCTCCTGCTTTTGCGGATGGATACCGTAAAAGTATCCTGCATTCCAACCCTTGAGCAAATCCTCACCGGCTGTCTCCAGCTCGCCGACCAACTTCACCAATTCTTCACGGAACTTTTCCACGCCCCAATCGGCGACGAGAAACTTCAACCGCGCGTGCGTCCGCTTCTGCCTGTACCCGTGATCGCGGAACAACGTGGTCACCCCGATCGCTACCTTCAGCACCTCTTCGGGACGGCAGAATACATCCAGTTTCTGCGCCATATACGGCCGCGTGGACAACCCTCCCCCCACCCATACGTGAAAGCCGACCACTTCCTCGCCGTCTATCACCTTTTTCGCCGGCGTGAAAGAGAGATCGTTGATCTCCGCATGGGCCGTATTGTACACATTGGCGGAAATGGAAATTTTGTACTTCCGCGGCAGGTTGGAAAAATCCCGGTTACCGACGAAGAAATTGTTTACTTCCTCGACAATGGGGCGCGTGTCCAGCACTTCGTTGGGATCAATGCCGGCCAGCGGATTGCCGACAATCGTCCGCGGGCAATCGCCGCAAGCCTCCAGCGAACTTAAGCCCACCGCTTCAAGGCGGCCAAAAATGTCCGGCAGCGACTCTACGGTCAACCAATGAAATTGCACCGCCTGGCGCGTCGTGACGTCCACCAGATCCCGCCCGTAATCTTTGGCAATCCCGGCCAGCGCTCTGGCTTGCCGGGAGGTGAGAATCCCTCCGGGGATGCGTACCCGCATCATGAAATGCCCTTGTTTTGGCCGTTGCTGATACACCCCCGCCCACTTAAAGCGGTCAAAATCATCCGGATGGATGGAGGCAAAGCCTTCCTTGGCATACTTGTTGACAATCGTGTCGATGATATCCAAACCGTCCTTTTCCAGTTTCAGCAGCTCCACCCGATTCAACGTCGGATCATTCGCCCAAGGCCATGTTTTGGTCTCAGCCATGCCACACGCTCCTTTCCTTTCACCCTTCGTTTTCAGATGAACGCTACACAAACGCCGGAATCCGCTTTTCTTCTCCCGGCTTCACCCGGTTTTCAAGCACCTGCGGTCGACCCTGCGCAAACACCAGCAAGCGGCGAAAGATCACGTCCACCTCTTCTCCCGGCTGTAACGGCGGCTGTTCCAGCGAACGGGTGCCATACACCTTCTGACCTCCAACCATCACCTCGATCTGCCAGTTGTTTCCCCGGAAAGTGACGTTTGTCACCTTCCCTTGATTGGCCACGCACCGGTCCGTGATTTCGCCCGCCTTGAAAATGTCAACGAATTCCGGACGGACGAACACCTGGCCGTCTTCCGCCACCCAATCAAAGCCTTTGAGGGACGACGGTTTTTCCAAGGAATACGATTCGCCGATAAATGAGGCCACAAACGGTGTGCGGGGAGATTTGTAAATCTCCAGAGGGATGCCCGACTGCTCCACTTTTCCCTGGTTGATGATGAAGATTTCATCCGCCAGCTCAAGCGCCTCCTCCTGGTCGTGGGTCACGAAAACGGTCGTCAGCCCGACGCGGCCGATCATCTCCTTCAACCATCCCCGCAATTCCTTGCGCACCTTGGCATCCAGCGCCGCAAAGGGTTCATCGAGGAGCAACAATTGCGGCTCCGGCGCCAGCGCCCGGGCAAACGCCACCCGCTGCCGCTGGCCGCCGGACAGTTGGTGGGGATACCGTCGCTCCAACCCGCTGAGGCCGGTCAGTTCCACCAGCTCCGCCACCCGCTTGCGGATCACCTCTTTTTTCCTTTTGCGGACAGACAGTCCAAAAGCAATGTTCTCAAAGACGGTCATGTGCCGGAACAACGCGTAATTCTGGAACACAAACCCAATGTTCCGCTGCTGCGGCGGCAAATCGGTGACCGGCTTGCCGTCAAAATAAATTTCCCCGGCGTCCGGCGTCTCCAGACCGGCCAACAGCCGCAGCAGGGTCGTCTTTCCGCTGCCGCTCGGGCCCAGCAGGCCAATCAGCTTTCCCTGCTTGATCTCAAGGTCAACATGCCGGCACGCTTCATATTCCCCGAACCGTTTATACAGATTCTTGGCCACGATATGCATGGCATAACTCCCTTTCCTTTCAGATAGATTGCGTCTTGTGCTTGCGCTCCACCACATGTTTGACAACCAGCGTGACAAAGGCCAGGAACACCAGAATCGAAGCAACGGCAAAAGAGGCGGCAAACTGATACTCGTTATACAGAATCTCCACGTGCAGCGGCAGCGTATTGGTTTGTCCCCGGATGTGGCCGGACACCACGGACACCGCGCCGAATTCCCCCATCGCACGGGCATTGCAAAGGATCATGCCGTATAACAAGCCCCACTTGATATTCGGCAAGGTCACACGCCAGAAAATCTGCCAACCGGTAGCCCCCATGCTGGCGGCCGCCTCCTCCTCAGCGCTCCCTTGTGTCTGCATGAGCGGGAGCAACTCCCTGGCGACAAACGGAAAAGTCACAAATAGGGTGGCCAGCACGATGCCGGGGAAAGCAAAAATAATCTTGAAATGAACCGCCTCCAGGAACGGGCCGAACACCCCCCGCGTACCGAACAGCAAGACAAAGATGAGGCCAGCAATCACAGGGGAAATGGCAAAAGGCAGGTCGATCAGCGTCACCAGCACCTGCTTGCCCCGAAACTGGAACTTCGTCATGGCCCATGCAGCGGCCAGGCCGAAGAGCGTGTTGAGCGGCACCACGATGGCCGCCGTCAGAACCGTCAGCTGAAGCGCTGAAAGCGCATCCGGCTCGCTCACCGCTGCCCAGTACACGGCCAATCCCTTGCGGAAAGCCTCGGCAAACACGACAAGCAGCGGCAACACGAGAACCAGTCCCAAAAAAAGGAGCGCAATCCCGATAAGCAGCCACCTCACCGCTGCCGGTTCGGCAAGATGGCGCGGTTGTTCCTGTGTCCTTGCGTCAGGTAACGCGGAAACCTTGCTGTTCAAATGCGACCCTCCTGTTTCTGTAGCGCTCACTCCCTGATCCGCCCGATCAATCCGAAATGACGCGACGGCTGGCTTGCCATTGCAACACGTTGATCACCAGCAGAAGGAGAAAGGAAACGATCAGCATCACGGCAGCGATGGCTGTGGCGCCCGGATAGTCAAATTGTTCCAGCTTGGTCATGATGAGCAGCGGGACAATTTCCGTTTTCATCGGCATGTTCCCGGAAATGAACACAACCGAACCATATTCGCCCAATCCCCGCGCAAAAGCCAGCGCAAATCCCGTCAACAACGACGGCAACAGCCCGGGCAGAATGACGCGGAAAAAAACTTGCAAGCGACGGGCGCCCAGCAACACCGCCGCTTCTTCCACCTCCGTCTCCAGCTCTTCCAAGACAGGCTGCACCGTGCGCACCACAAAGGGGAGGCCGATAAACACCAGCGCCACAGTGATGCCGAGCGGCGTAAACGACACTTTGATGCCCAGCTCTTTGAGCAGGCCCCCCACCCATCCGTTCTCCGCATACAGCGTCGTCAGCGCAATCCCTGCCACGGCAGTGGGCAAGGCAAACGGCAAATCCACCAGCCCGTCAATCAGCCGGCGCCCCGGAAACCGGTAACGCACGAGGACCCAAGCCACCAACAAGCCGAAAAACGCATTCACCGCCGCTGCCAGAAAAGCGGTCAGAAAGCTGACGCGGAAGGAAGCCATGACGCGTGGATCGAGAATCACATCCCGGAAGCTGCGCCAGTCGAACGCCGCCGCCTCCAGAAAGATCATCGACAAGGGAAACAGAACGATCAGGCTGAGGTACGTCATGGCAAAACCCATCGACAGCCCGAAACCCGGAAGAACGCTCCCGCCTTTCCCCCGCCTTCCTTTCACCCGACTTTCTTTTTCTCGTTCTGCCATTCGTTCCCATCACTCCCGTCGTTGGTGAAACAGGCGCCCTCAGGATTCATTCAGCAGCCGCCTTCAGGATTCATTTGGAAGGCACATAAATCTGGTCAAAGACGCCTCCGTCCGCAAAATGGGTCTTTTGTGCATTCTGCCAGCCGCCAAACACTTCATCCACCGTGAACAGCTTCACCTGCGGGAACGTGTCCGCATACTCCTTGGCCACCGATTCAAGACGCGGCCGGTAGAAATTTTTCGCCGCAATCCGCTGGCCTTCTTCTGAGTACAAATATTTCAGATACTCCTCGGCCACTTCCCGGGTCCCCCGCTTGTCGACCACCTTATCGACAACGGCAACCGGCGGCTCAGCCAAAATGCTCACCGAAGGCACCACGATTTCAAATTTCCCTTCGCCAAGCTCCTTCTGGGCAAGCAACGCCTCGTTTTCCCAGGCGATCAGCACATCGCCGATGCCGCGTTCCACAAAGGTCGTCGTCGCCCCGCGCGCCCCCGAATCAAGGATGGGGACATGTTTATATAACTCGGTCACAAATTCCTTCGCCTTTGCCTCGTCATGATTGTATTTCTCCAGAGCGTATCCCCAAGCGGCCAGGTAATTCCAGCGTGCGCCCCCCGACGTCTTCGGATTGGGCGTAATCACTTCGACACCCTCCTTGATGAGATCATCCCAGTCCCGAATCCCCTTCGGGTTTCCCTTGCGCACGAGAAAAACAATGGTTGAGGTATATGGCGAACTGTTGTGCTCAAAACGTTTCTGCCAACCCTCTTCGATCAGCCCCGCCTGCTGGATTTCATCAATATCGTAGGCCAGCGCCAAGGTCACCACATCTGCTTCGAGGCCATCGATCACCGATCGCGCCTGTTTTCCGGAACCGCCATGGGATTGCTTGATGGTCACCGTTTGGCCCGTCTTCTCCTTCCAATACTTCGCAAACGCCTGATTATACTCTTCATAAAACTCACGCGTCGGATCGTATGACACATTCAGCAACTCGACAGCCCCCGTCGAAGCCTTGTCCGTCGAACCGCCCGTCTTTTCTTCCGGCGAGCCGGTTGCCGAACTGCCGCACGCCGTGACACCGATCACTAACAAGACCGCCAACGAGACGAGCAACAACCGCTTTTTCATCCCTGTCGCCTTCATCCTTTACCACCCCACATTCATTATTAATTGAATAAATCATATTAAATTAATATGCTTTTGTGGATTTATGTTTTACATTACCATGTCTGGGCTTGAAAATCAATCATTGATATTGTCAAGTTTTGCAAGTTTCAACAAACGGGAAGACCCTTGAATTCATCATGATTAATTTATGATGGGTATTCGTCCCGGGTGATAACGAAAAGCGAAAAGCACCAGTCGCAGCGACCGCCTGAACGGCAATCTTTGCTGCTTCCAGGCGTCCAGACATGACGCTGGCCCGTATCGCTCGCCCAGCATTTTTCTGTTGACAGCTCATACGCGAGAACCTATAATTCACATAAAATATATTGGAATTATTATCATTATCGGAAAGGGGGAAGCCGAATGATCCATGCAGCCGCGGCCGTTCTGGTCATCGCTCACGGATCGCCCGACCCAGGCTGGATGGAACGGGTGGAAGCGGCAATCCGTCCTTGCCGCAGCAAGATGCCGATTCGGGTCGCCTACCTGGGCGGGACGGATGGGCGCGGTATCGCTGATGAGGTGGCACGCTTGGAGCGGGAAGGTGTGGAGACGATCGCCGCCGTGCCGCTGTTCGTCACCGCCGGCAGCACACACATCAGCGAGATCAGAGGGATGCTTGGCCTCAGACCGGACGGAATCGTGCCCAAAGCGATTCAGCCTGTCTCCACCCGCGTCCGGTTTTTGTGGTGTCCGCCGTTGGAGGACCATCCCCTGGTGGAGCGGATCCTCTCGGAACGGGTGCAACGGCTGTCTGTCGATCCCTGCCGGGAATCGCTCCTGCTCATCGGCCACGGAAGCGACCTGCCGGGGTACCGGGAACGTTGGGAGCTGCTCTTGCACCGTTTAACGTCTCGCCTGCAAAACCGCTATGGCTTTTCCGCCGCGGGCTATGCCACACTGCGGCCGGATACGGTCGCTGCCCGCGCCCGACAGCTTGCGGCATGTGGCGAGTTGATCGCGCTTCCCCTGTTCGTCAGCCAGGGGTATTTTACACGCCGCGCTCTTCCTCAGCGGCTGGCGGGGATACCCTATCGGTACGACGGACGTGCCTATTTGCCTCACCCGTTGATCAGCGAATGGATTGTCCAGTCTGCTAAGGCGGCGTTTTTGACGGACGAAATGATGGGCATCGGTCAAGGAACGGAAACATAAGGGGGACGATGGATGATGAAGACAGGAAGCGTCATTTTTGTGGGGGCCGGTCCGGGCGATCCCAAGCTGCTGACGATCAAGGGCAAGGAGGCGCTGGGACGAGCGGACGTGATCGTGTATGACCGGCTGGTCAATCCGCTCCTGCTGGCTCACGCCAGGGCGGACGCAAGGTTGATCTACGCCGGAAAGGAAGCGTCCCGCCACTCCCTTCCGCAGGATGAAATCAACCAATTGCTCGTTCGGGAAGCACGGCAAGGCAACGTGGTGGTCAGGCTGAAAGGCGGCGATCCGAGCATCTTCGGAAGGGTCGGCGAGGAGGCGGAATCGTGCCGGAAAGCGGGCATTCCGTTTGACATCGTGCCAGGCATCACCTCGGGCATCGCGGCGCCGCTGTACGCAGGGATTCCCCTGACACACCGGGAATACAATTCGGCCGTCGTGTTTCTCACCGGCCATCTGTGCGAGCAAAACGCGGGCATGGAGATAGATTGGGCGGCGATGGCTGCCGTCAAGACCTTGGTGATTTATATGGGAGTGAAAAATCTTCCATACATCCGGGAACGGTTGCTCACACATGGCATGGCGGCGGACACGCCGGTGGCGCTGGTGCGCTGGGGCACGCTGCGTGAACAGCAGACGCTGGTCGGCGAGCTGGCCACCATCGACCGGCAGGCGATGGAGGCGAAGTTTTCCGCTCCGGCGATCATCGTGATTGGCGAGGTGGTCAGGTTGCGTGATGCTCTCGATTGGTACGAGAGCAAACCGCTGTTCGGACTGACGGTAGCCGTCGCGGCAAGCGATCCGTTGGAACAGGGGGAGAATCTGGCGGCTGTGTTGGAGTCGCTCGGAGCCGACGTTCTGCCGGTGCCCGTCGCCGCGCAAACCGCATTGGCGGATGACGATGCGATCAGGCTGACCGATGAGTTGGAGAGATGCCGTTGGCTGGTGTTTGGCGACGAGCGGCAGGCGGATTTCTTCTTCCGCACGCTCGGTGAGCAACGGTTCGACATCCGCCGCATCCAAGCGCGGATTGCCGCACTGGGCGAAGCAACTGCCGAAGCCCTTGAGAGCCGGGGATTGCCAGTGGAGCGACGGTTTGCCGCAAACGAACCGCCCGCCGCTGTTTACCGAAACCTGCCGCTTGCGCCAGGAGACCGGGTGCTGTGCCTGAGTCGTGGCCCATACGGGAGCGTCACGTACCCGGATGGGGTGATTTGGCGCACGGCTACCGCCGGCCGGCTGGCTTGGATCGATTCCCACCCTGCGGCCCCGCTTCTGCAGGCCAGAACGTTCGACTGGCTGGCGGCAAATGACCCCTATCATCTGGAAGGCTTGGCTCAGTTCGCGGGGACGGGATGGCAGGAGCGGCCGCTTCTTTGTTTTGGCGAGGAGACGGCTGCCCGGGCCAGAGCCATGGGCTGGAAGCAGATGGTATGGTGCGATCGGGCTGCAGGGACCCTGGCGGAAGAAATTCGGCGCTGCCTACAGCCGGGTGATATCCAAATGTACGAAATCAGCTAAAGAAAAAAATCGATGTTGAACGAACGGGAGCATGTCCAGCCGCCGAGCGAATCAAGCGAGGCGGTTTTTATGATGTATGGGGGATTTTTCTTATTTTTGTTTCATTCATGTCCGTATGCGATCTATGGTAATATAATAGTCATGTCTTATTAGAAAAGTTTTCTAGCTTCATTCAGGGAGAGGATTGAAAGGAATTGAAAACGCTAAAGTCGATTTTCGCTTTGTTTCTCGTGCTGACGCTTCTTTCCACGCTCTTCCACATCCCCTTGGAGGCCGCTGCATCCAATCATGCGCCCGCTGATGGATCAGCGCCGACTCATCCCTCTTATTTCAAAGTCGTTCGTGACACGGAGATCACGGATGCAGAACAAGAACGCGCGTTGGGCCTGCTCAAACAAGATGCGTACTTGCGTTTTAAGAAAATGGATCAAGAACGCATCTACTTTCAGTGGGGCCAGACGCTGGCTTATGTTCCAAAGGAAGATGTGGAAGTCATTGATTGGGATGAACAAAACGACACGGCATGGGTTGAGGACGACGTTGACGCCAAAGGCTTGGTTTTTGTCCAAGATGATGTGGAAATCAGCGAGCCGGAATCAGGGGATCTTGTTGCCGTATTCTATGGAGGCACGTCGTATCCTTATGTGGACAAAGATGAGCGGTCTTACCGCATCGTTTTGGGAAACCGCTTGCTCAACATAGAAAAGACGGATCTGCTCAAGGAACATGACCTTTCCGGAGAGCCGGAGGAGACAACTGAAGAG
Proteins encoded in this window:
- a CDS encoding phosphoadenosine phosphosulfate reductase — encoded protein: MVAELNGQLADHDASGILTWAYGCFGDELVYACSFGAEGMVLIDLISQVKADARVLFLDTNVHFPETYRLIERVREVYPALRIEMVQPALTLEEQAAQYGENLWVRDPDTCCQLRKVQPLARALTGTRAWLSGLRREQSPTRANTQFVNLDHKFQSIKICPLIHWTWKDVWNYIMEHRLPYNELHDRGYPSIGCMHCTLPVGEGQDSRAGRWAGLGKTECGLHA
- a CDS encoding ferredoxin--nitrite reductase; amino-acid sequence: MAETKTWPWANDPTLNRVELLKLEKDGLDIIDTIVNKYAKEGFASIHPDDFDRFKWAGVYQQRPKQGHFMMRVRIPGGILTSRQARALAGIAKDYGRDLVDVTTRQAVQFHWLTVESLPDIFGRLEAVGLSSLEACGDCPRTIVGNPLAGIDPNEVLDTRPIVEEVNNFFVGNRDFSNLPRKYKISISANVYNTAHAEINDLSFTPAKKVIDGEEVVGFHVWVGGGLSTRPYMAQKLDVFCRPEEVLKVAIGVTTLFRDHGYRQKRTHARLKFLVADWGVEKFREELVKLVGELETAGEDLLKGWNAGYFYGIHPQKQEGYYYAGLSVPVGRMSADELAELARLADEYGDGTIGTCNSQNVLLRYIPEEKVDAFQKEPLIQNRFLLKPKPFVGYAVSCTGIEFCNLAIVETKERMRALAQYLDEHVELDTPVRIHMVGCPNSCGQRQIADIGLQGALVKTEQGTVDAFDLFVGGTLGPSARFNHRLKGRVPAERLGPVLAQLIEAYKAERLADEAYWQYVERVGVAHIQAQLDQILASLTEPSADQMVQ
- a CDS encoding ABC transporter; amino-acid sequence: MHIVAKNLYKRFGEYEACRHVDLEIKQGKLIGLLGPSGSGKTTLLRLLAGLETPDAGEIYFDGKPVTDLPPQQRNIGFVFQNYALFRHMTVFENIAFGLSVRKRKKEVIRKRVAELVELTGLSGLERRYPHQLSGGQRQRVAFARALAPEPQLLLLDEPFAALDAKVRKELRGWLKEMIGRVGLTTVFVTHDQEEALELADEIFIINQGKVEQSGIPLEIYKSPRTPFVASFIGESYSLEKPSSLKGFDWVAEDGQVFVRPEFVDIFKAGEITDRCVANQGKVTNVTFRGNNWQIEVMVGGQKVYGTRSLEQPPLQPGEEVDVIFRRLLVFAQGRPQVLENRVKPGEEKRIPAFV
- a CDS encoding sulfate ABC transporter permease subunit CysW, whose product is MNSKVSALPDARTQEQPRHLAEPAAVRWLLIGIALLFLGLVLVLPLLVVFAEAFRKGLAVYWAAVSEPDALSALQLTVLTAAIVVPLNTLFGLAAAWAMTKFQFRGKQVLVTLIDLPFAISPVIAGLIFVLLFGTRGVFGPFLEAVHFKIIFAFPGIVLATLFVTFPFVARELLPLMQTQGSAEEEAAASMGATGWQIFWRVTLPNIKWGLLYGMILCNARAMGEFGAVSVVSGHIRGQTNTLPLHVEILYNEYQFAASFAVASILVFLAFVTLVVKHVVERKHKTQSI
- a CDS encoding sulfate ABC transporter permease subunit CysT — its product is MAEREKESRVKGRRGKGGSVLPGFGLSMGFAMTYLSLIVLFPLSMIFLEAAAFDWRSFRDVILDPRVMASFRVSFLTAFLAAAVNAFFGLLVAWVLVRYRFPGRRLIDGLVDLPFALPTAVAGIALTTLYAENGWVGGLLKELGIKVSFTPLGITVALVFIGLPFVVRTVQPVLEELETEVEEAAVLLGARRLQVFFRVILPGLLPSLLTGFALAFARGLGEYGSVVFISGNMPMKTEIVPLLIMTKLEQFDYPGATAIAAVMLIVSFLLLLVINVLQWQASRRVISD
- a CDS encoding sulfate transporter subunit codes for the protein MKKRLLLVSLAVLLVIGVTACGSSATGSPEEKTGGSTDKASTGAVELLNVSYDPTREFYEEYNQAFAKYWKEKTGQTVTIKQSHGGSGKQARSVIDGLEADVVTLALAYDIDEIQQAGLIEEGWQKRFEHNSSPYTSTIVFLVRKGNPKGIRDWDDLIKEGVEVITPNPKTSGGARWNYLAAWGYALEKYNHDEAKAKEFVTELYKHVPILDSGARGATTTFVERGIGDVLIAWENEALLAQKELGEGKFEIVVPSVSILAEPPVAVVDKVVDKRGTREVAEEYLKYLYSEEGQRIAAKNFYRPRLESVAKEYADTFPQVKLFTVDEVFGGWQNAQKTHFADGGVFDQIYVPSK
- a CDS encoding uroporphyrinogen-III C-methyltransferase, which encodes MMKTGSVIFVGAGPGDPKLLTIKGKEALGRADVIVYDRLVNPLLLAHARADARLIYAGKEASRHSLPQDEINQLLVREARQGNVVVRLKGGDPSIFGRVGEEAESCRKAGIPFDIVPGITSGIAAPLYAGIPLTHREYNSAVVFLTGHLCEQNAGMEIDWAAMAAVKTLVIYMGVKNLPYIRERLLTHGMAADTPVALVRWGTLREQQTLVGELATIDRQAMEAKFSAPAIIVIGEVVRLRDALDWYESKPLFGLTVAVAASDPLEQGENLAAVLESLGADVLPVPVAAQTALADDDAIRLTDELERCRWLVFGDERQADFFFRTLGEQRFDIRRIQARIAALGEATAEALESRGLPVERRFAANEPPAAVYRNLPLAPGDRVLCLSRGPYGSVTYPDGVIWRTATAGRLAWIDSHPAAPLLQARTFDWLAANDPYHLEGLAQFAGTGWQERPLLCFGEETAARARAMGWKQMVWCDRAAGTLAEEIRRCLQPGDIQMYEIS